The following coding sequences are from one Arachis hypogaea cultivar Tifrunner chromosome 7, arahy.Tifrunner.gnm2.J5K5, whole genome shotgun sequence window:
- the LOC112703989 gene encoding large ribosomal subunit protein P3z-like: protein MEVFTFVLRKSGAEWTVKQHSGDIEDSASSTYDLQRKLVNATRATDSSGAVQSSFSFVSPSSVIFQVVVGGAVFVGGAVAAAPAGGAAAENAAAPAAEKKEEKVEKEEDEDFGMSLFD from the coding sequence ATGGAAGTATTCACATTCGTTCTCCGCAAATCCGGCGCCGAGTGGACTGTGAAGCAGCACTCCGGCGACATCGAGGACTCCGCCTCCTCCACCTACGACCTTCAACGCAAGCTCGTCAATGCCACTCGCGCCACTGATTCCTCCGGCGCCGTTCAGTCCTCTTTCTCTTTCGTTTCTCCCTCCTCTGTTATCTTCCAGGTGGTTGTGGGTGGTGCAGTCTTCGTTGGAGGTGCTGTTGCTGCTGCTCCTGCTGGTGGTGCTGCTGCAGAGAACGCCGCCGCCCCTGCTGccgagaagaaagaagagaaggtcgaGAAAGAGGAAGACGAAGATTTTGGAATGTCACTATTTGATTAA